The genomic stretch CGCCAAGGTTCATCGGGGCAAAGATTGACACAGCCGTGATCCAGACCAGCAGCCCGCCCAGCCAGCCCACCATCGACCGCCACAGATGCTGCGAGGGTGTCAGATCAGCCCCGCCCGGATAGACGCTTGCCCCGGTGGTGGTGAAACTTGACACCATTTCGAACCAGGCATCCAGAAAGCTGGTATTGCCCACCGCCTCGTAGAAGGGCAGCGCGAACATCAAGGGCAGCACCGAAAAGGCGGCCAGCAAGCCGATCAGCTGGCTGCGCGCGATATTGGCGGGGGCATAGCCCGACATGGTCAGCCCGATCAGCAGCGTCAGCACCGAAAACAGGATGAAGCCGTAGAAAAACACCCGCATCGTGGTGAAATCCTCGACCACGGCGGCATGGGCGGCGGGCAGCAGCATGGCGATGGCGCCCAGCCCCATCAGCACCACAAAGAACGGAAGGCGGATGATCCACTGCATCAGAAAAAGTCGATACTGACCTGCAACAGCCGTTCCACCTCTGGGACATCGGCGGTCATGGCGAAAATGGCGATGACATCGCCTTCTTCGATCCTGGTCTCGGCGGTGGGGCGGATCACCTTGCCTTCCTTCATCATGCCGCCGATCAACGTGCCTTCGGGGAAATCGATATCCTTGATCTTCTGGCCCGCGATGGGCGAGGTGCTGAGAACCTGCGCCTCGATCACCTCGGCCTCGGCATCGCCGATGGAATAGACATTGCGCACCCGGCCATGCCTAATATGGCGCAGGATGGAACTGACCGTCGTGGCGCGCGGGTTGATATAGGCGTCGATATCCAGCGGCCCCATCAGCGGCACCAGCGTCGGGTCATTGACCAGACAGATCGCCATGGCACAGCCCATTTCCTTGGCGCGCACAGCGGCCAGCAGGTTGGTTTTATCGTCATCTGTGACCACCAGCACGGCATCGGCATTCATGATCCCGGCCTCGTCCAGCAGCGCGGTATCCAGCCCGTCGCCATGCAGCACAATGGTCCGGTCGAGCGCATCAGCGGCGCGTTCGGCGGCGGTGCGGTCTTTCTCGACCACTTTGACGCGGACCCGTTCAGAACGCGATTCCAGCGCCAGCGCCACGCCAAGCCCGACATTGCCGCCGCCGATAATGACGATCCGTTCCTGTTTCGACTGCGTCTTGCCAAAGATTTCCAGCGTGCGGTTCAAATCCTCGGTATGGGTGAACAGATAGCATTCATCGCCCGCGAAGATCTGATCCCCGGCAGAGGGAACGAACAAGCGCCCCTCGCGGCGGATGCCCACGACAATGGCGCGCAGGGTCGAAAACAGATCCGTCAGCTGGCGCAGCGGCGTGTTGATCACGGGGCAATCATCGGCAATCGTGATCCCCAGCAATTGCGCCCGCCCGTCTAGAAAACTTTCGGTATCAAAGGCGGCAGGGGCGGCAAGGCGCTGCAAGGCGGCCTCGGCCACTTCGCGTTCGGGGGAAATCACCACATCGATGGGCAGATGGTCCTTGCGGTAAAGATCGCCGTAGGCGGGGTCCAGATAGGTCTGCGCGCGCAGCCGCGCGATCTTGCGCTGCACGGCAAAGACCGAATGGGCGACCTGACAGGTGACCATATTGACCTCGTCCGAATAGGTGGCGGCGATCACCATATCGGCATCGCGCGCCCCTGCCCGTTCCAGCACATCGGGATGGCTGGCAAAGCCGGTCACGCCCTGCACATCCAGCGTATCGGTGGCACGGCGCACCAATTCGGGGTTGTTATCCACGACGGTGACGTCGTTTTGTTCGCCCGACAGATGGCGCGCGATCTGCCACCCGACCTGCCCTGCGCCGCAAATGATGACTTTCATGCAAGATCACCGTCGATATAGGCGACACGGCCGCCCGATTTCGATGTGGTCACCACGCCCAGCGATTTAAGCTTGCGATGCAGCGCCGAGCGTTCCATCCCCACGAAAGAGGCCGTGCGGCTGATATTGCCGCCGAACCGGTTGATCTGGGTCAGCAGATATTCGCGTTCGAACAATTCGCGCGCCTCGCGCAGGGGCAGCGTGGCCAGCCCGCCTGCCAGCACGATCCGGCCGGAATCGTCGGTGTTTTCCTCGGTCGAGGGCAATTCGCGCGCGGAGATGTCACCGCGACTTTCACCAAGGATCAGAACACGTTCCATGACGTTCTTCAACTGGCGCACATTGCCCGGCCAATGCATCGTCTGCAACAGCGCGCGCGCATCATCGGCCAATTTGCGCAAAGGCAGCCCTTGGGCCGTGTTGAACAGCGTGATGAAATGTTCCGCCAGCACGGGGATATCCTCGCGCCGTTCTTCCAGCGACGGGACCGCGATGGGCACGACATTCAGGCGGTGATATAATTCCTGCCGGAACACGCCTGCCACGATCGCGGCTGAAAGATCGCGGTTGGTGCTGGAAATCACGCGCAGATCGACCTGCACCTTATCGGTGCCGCCCACGCGCTGGAACCGCTGATCCACCAGAACCCGCAGGATTTTCGACTGCGTGCCCAAGGGCATATCGGCGACTTCGTCAAAATAGATCACCCCGCCATTGGCCTCTTCCAGCAGGCCGGGTTCGATCCCGCGGCCCGCATCCTCGCGGCCGAAAAGCACCTCTTCCATGCGGTCGGGGGCGATGGTGGCGGAACTGACGGTCACGAAAGGCGCATTGGCGCGGGCGGAATTGGCATGGATATAGCGCGCGGCGATTTCCTTGCCCGCACCCGCAGGGCCGGTCAGCATCACGCGGCCATTGGATTTCGTCACCTTGTCCAGCTGCGATTTCAACATCCGAAAAGCCGCACTTTCACCGATCATTTCGGCATGGACACCCTCGCCACGTTTGAGTTCGCTGTTTTCGCGGCGCAGGCGCGCGGTTTCCATCGCGCGGCGAATAACGACCATCAACTGGTCGATATTAAACGGCTTTTCGATGAAATCATACGCCCCCTGCTTGATCGCCGCGACCGCGATCTCGATATTGCCATGCCCCGAGATGATCACGATCGGCACATCGGGATGGTCGCGTTTGACGGTCTTGAGGATATCGATCCCGTCCATGCTGCTGTCTTTGAGCCAGATGTCGAGGATCATCAGCGCCGGCACCTCTGCCGCGATCTGCGCCATGCATTCATCCGACGTGCCCGCCAGCCGCGTGGTGAACCCTTCGTCGCGCAGGATATCGGAAATCAATTCCCGGATATCGCGTTCGTCATCTGTGATCAGGATATCGCCCATATCGTCCTCATGCTGGAATTCTTGCTTTTTCGTTCAATCGCTGCACCGCCGGCAGATGGATCACCGCCTGCGCGCCTGCGTGGCTATTGCCCGCAAAGATCGCGGCATCGGTCAGGATCAGCGTGCCGCCATGTTCTTCGATGATCTTTTTGACAATAGAAAGGCCAAGCCCGGTGCCTTTGTCGCGCGTCGTCACATAGGGTTCAAACAGGCGCGCGCGGTCTTCGGGCAGGCCGATGCCATTGTCGGAAATCGTGATGCTGACGCGGTTGGCCTCTTGCTGCATGGCGACCTTGATCTGCGGCGCGTAATCTGTGGCGCCGTGTTTTTCGATATAGGTTTCCGTGGCTTCGCCTGCGTTCTTGATCAGGTTCAGCAAGGCCTGCGAGATCATCGTCGCATCCATATCGGCCAGCACCGCATCACCTGGCAGATCGCTGGTGATCTTGACCTGCGGCTGGCCTGCGCGTTGCAGGGTGATCGCATCGGCCACCACCTTTTTCAGATCATTGAGCACCAGCACCGGTTCGGGCATCCGCGCGAATTTGGAAAATTCGTCAACAATCCGGCGCAAATCATTGGTTTGGCGCACGATCACATCGGTCAT from Yoonia vestfoldensis encodes the following:
- the trkA gene encoding Trk system potassium transporter TrkA, translated to MKVIICGAGQVGWQIARHLSGEQNDVTVVDNNPELVRRATDTLDVQGVTGFASHPDVLERAGARDADMVIAATYSDEVNMVTCQVAHSVFAVQRKIARLRAQTYLDPAYGDLYRKDHLPIDVVISPEREVAEAALQRLAAPAAFDTESFLDGRAQLLGITIADDCPVINTPLRQLTDLFSTLRAIVVGIRREGRLFVPSAGDQIFAGDECYLFTHTEDLNRTLEIFGKTQSKQERIVIIGGGNVGLGVALALESRSERVRVKVVEKDRTAAERAADALDRTIVLHGDGLDTALLDEAGIMNADAVLVVTDDDKTNLLAAVRAKEMGCAMAICLVNDPTLVPLMGPLDIDAYINPRATTVSSILRHIRHGRVRNVYSIGDAEAEVIEAQVLSTSPIAGQKIKDIDFPEGTLIGGMMKEGKVIRPTAETRIEEGDVIAIFAMTADVPEVERLLQVSIDFF
- a CDS encoding sigma-54-dependent transcriptional regulator translates to MGDILITDDERDIRELISDILRDEGFTTRLAGTSDECMAQIAAEVPALMILDIWLKDSSMDGIDILKTVKRDHPDVPIVIISGHGNIEIAVAAIKQGAYDFIEKPFNIDQLMVVIRRAMETARLRRENSELKRGEGVHAEMIGESAAFRMLKSQLDKVTKSNGRVMLTGPAGAGKEIAARYIHANSARANAPFVTVSSATIAPDRMEEVLFGREDAGRGIEPGLLEEANGGVIYFDEVADMPLGTQSKILRVLVDQRFQRVGGTDKVQVDLRVISSTNRDLSAAIVAGVFRQELYHRLNVVPIAVPSLEERREDIPVLAEHFITLFNTAQGLPLRKLADDARALLQTMHWPGNVRQLKNVMERVLILGESRGDISARELPSTEENTDDSGRIVLAGGLATLPLREARELFEREYLLTQINRFGGNISRTASFVGMERSALHRKLKSLGVVTTSKSGGRVAYIDGDLA